CAGCCAAAACACCTTTAAAATCGACGACAGCAACATCACCTATTTGTACTGGGCGTCCTTCTACAGGAATTAACGTCGCCATTTCTTGGCGTTCGTTTTCTAAGACTTTGTCTACCTGCTCTGGCTCGTACTTAACTTCCTCGGCTTTGAATTGCAAGCCCGTATACTCTCCCAGATTGGGTTCTGGTTCCACGTCTACAGCTGCGGCAAATGTTAGGGGTTTTCCAGGTTCATAATTGTTAATCAATTCATCAAACGAAGAGCGCAGATGCGGTTGACCAATCGCCTGGATTTTTTCTTGTAAGAGCGCTTGCTCAATGCCATCTTGAATTAATTCTTCTAACGCAGTTGCCTTGATTCGAGTTCCGCCAAGGCGTTGTAGCAATATTTGCCGAGGCACCTTGCCTTTGCGAAATCCAGGAATGTTTGCAGTACTGGCGAGGTTTTTAATAACTTGTTCGTAAGTTTCCTTGGTCTTTTCTGGCGTAATCTCTATTTCTAAACCAATTTGACTGGCGGGAAGTTTTTCCTGGGTGACTTTCATGCTTCGTCTCTATCTATTTTGGTATTTCTTTTTACTATTACGAGCTGACACCATTTATGGCGTCTTAAAAGTTAAACTTTCCTGACTTGGATGAAAGGTATCTACTTGAAGGCAATAAGTGTGAAGTACGAAGTTAAGTAGAAGGCAGAGGAGCCACTGTAGTCAAGGCAACGCCTGCATAAAGCAAGTGGTGTGGCAGAAGGGAAAAGGCTTATCCTATCTACTCTCTGGGCAGATGCATTTTATGTTTAATTATGTCTCCCTAGTTAGAAGTATCCACAAGGATGCATCGGGGGGATCTAGACAAGGATAATACAATGCCTGAAGCTTTTCTCCACGGAGTTTTTATCCTGCTTATTCCTTCTGACTTCATCCTTCATCCTTTCTTCATCTTTTATCCTTAGACCTTTGGTTGGTAAAAGTTCTTGACACTTTAGCGCAAACTAGTTTACCAATTTAAACTCCAAATTGTTTTTTACCAAAGGGTTAACACCGTGATATCCTGGTTCTCAAGCAGCAGTTGGCACGCCAAAGTTGTAACGTTGGGGCTATCTGCCTTGGGGAATAGGTCGGTCTACCGGCTTGCTAGTTCCAGTCCATTTGGATCATAGTACACCAATCATCTTGACAACAGATCTTATATGCAGAATTCTTGTCTTCAGTCAAGATTGGAGAAGCTTGTGTTATCGAAACATTCGGAAGGTAGTCTGCTGTATAATGTGAATTTTAATAGTATCTGAGGTTGAGTAATAAATTATTGTAAATTGCCACATGAATCAGCATAAGCAACAAAATAAATGTATTAAATTAAGAATTACAATTATTGGCTAAAAATAATCAAAAGCTTATTAAAAGGATTATTTAGTGTCTAGTATTGCCATTTAAACTTTAAATTCTTAGAAGAAATTGCACATAACATCAAAGGAGGAAGCCAATTTGTCTAAATCCTACTGTGTAGCTATTTTGGGAGCGACTGGTGCTGTTGGTAAAGAGTTGCTAGAGTTATTAGAAAGGCGTAATTTCCCCGTTTCTGATATAAAGTTGTTGGCGTCAGAACGCAGTGCAGGGCGAACACTGTCTTTTAAGGGAGATAAGTTGCCAGTAGAGCCTGTGAGCGAAAAAGCCTTTGAGAATGTGGATTTGGTGCTGGCAAGTGCAGGTGGTTCCACATCAAAAACTTGGGCACCAAAAGCTGTTGCGGCTGGTGCTGTGGTGATAGATAACTCTAGCGCATTTCGGATGCACCCAGAAGTTCCTTTGGTAGTTCCAGAAGTGAATCCGCAAGCTGCATCTGACCACAAAGGTATTATCGCTAACCCCAACTGTACGACAATTTTGATGGCAGTAGCAGTGTGGCCCCTACATAAAGTTTTACCAGTGCAGCGCCTTGTTGCCGCAACTTACCAATCTGCTAGTGGCGCTGGTGCTAAGGCAATGGAAGAAGTGAAAATCCAAGCAAGTGCCATTTTAGAAGGTAGGCAACCTGTTGCTGAAGTCTTTCCATATCCATTGGCGTTTAATGTATTCCCGCATAACTCCCCGCTGAACGATTTAGGGTACTGCGAGGAAGAAATGAAAATGGTTAACGAAACTCGTAAAATATTTGGGACTCAGGATATAAGAATTACTGCAACTTGTGTACGGGTTCCCGTACTACGTAGCCATTCAGAAGCGATTAACCTAGAATTTGAGGTACCATTTAGCCCTGAGGCGGCGAGAGAAATTCTAAGTCAAGCACCTGGTGTGAAATTGGTGGAAA
The sequence above is a segment of the Mastigocladopsis repens PCC 10914 genome. Coding sequences within it:
- a CDS encoding aspartate-semialdehyde dehydrogenase, translating into MSKSYCVAILGATGAVGKELLELLERRNFPVSDIKLLASERSAGRTLSFKGDKLPVEPVSEKAFENVDLVLASAGGSTSKTWAPKAVAAGAVVIDNSSAFRMHPEVPLVVPEVNPQAASDHKGIIANPNCTTILMAVAVWPLHKVLPVQRLVAATYQSASGAGAKAMEEVKIQASAILEGRQPVAEVFPYPLAFNVFPHNSPLNDLGYCEEEMKMVNETRKIFGTQDIRITATCVRVPVLRSHSEAINLEFEVPFSPEAAREILSQAPGVKLVENWKANHFPMPIEATGQDEVLVGRIRQDISHPCGLELWLCGDQVRKGAALNAIQVAELLVEKNLLKPAVVMSH